A genomic region of Bernardetia sp. ABR2-2B contains the following coding sequences:
- a CDS encoding PAS domain S-box protein, with amino-acid sequence MKLDNIELLEKLANQEQETKNYQEVLDRIQKVSKMGLWEVNLEEQKVIWSEVTRQIHEVEGDYNPTVENGINFFVEGKSRDLIIEVFTKAVEEGINYDVEVELRTAKGNSVWTRAIGISEFEDRKCKRVYGLFQDIDESYKRRQQLERQKELFRQTFEFAPNGMALINLEGRWIQVNQQVCTMLGYTKYELFNLTFQDITHPDDLDLDLKLLDELVEGKRESYQMEKRYFSKSDGLVWAILSVSMMRDEAGKPLHFVSQLTDITEKKLLLETTLAQNERLLNFAHIVSHNLRSHTSNFTMLLSMIELEYKEATENEYFPMLIQSSEKLQETLSYLNQIVAMQNEVKDNTKPLNLHEYIEKAQLSIKSQLNSNQAKVINKVDKNLLVDAIPAYLESIILNFLTNSIKYKAEGRKPKINIFAEKNPQYITFSIKDNGLGIDLEKHGQKLFGMYKTFHDKKDARGIGLFITKSQIEALGGTIEVESEVNKGTTFKIYLRNAEI; translated from the coding sequence ATGAAATTAGATAATATAGAATTACTAGAAAAACTTGCTAATCAAGAACAAGAGACTAAAAACTACCAAGAGGTTCTTGATCGCATTCAAAAGGTTTCAAAAATGGGGCTTTGGGAAGTAAATTTAGAAGAACAAAAAGTTATTTGGAGTGAAGTTACTCGCCAAATACATGAAGTGGAAGGAGATTATAATCCAACTGTAGAAAACGGTATTAATTTCTTTGTAGAAGGTAAAAGTAGAGATTTGATAATAGAAGTTTTTACTAAGGCAGTAGAAGAAGGCATAAACTATGATGTAGAAGTAGAACTAAGAACAGCAAAAGGTAATTCTGTTTGGACAAGAGCCATAGGAATTAGTGAATTTGAGGATAGAAAATGTAAAAGAGTCTATGGACTTTTTCAAGATATTGATGAGTCGTACAAGCGTAGGCAGCAATTAGAACGTCAAAAAGAACTTTTTAGGCAGACCTTTGAGTTTGCTCCCAACGGAATGGCACTCATAAATTTGGAGGGCAGATGGATACAAGTCAATCAGCAGGTTTGTACTATGTTGGGCTATACAAAATACGAGCTATTTAATCTTACCTTTCAAGATATTACACACCCAGATGATTTAGATTTGGATTTGAAACTTTTGGATGAGCTAGTGGAAGGTAAAAGGGAGAGTTATCAGATGGAAAAACGCTATTTTAGCAAATCTGATGGATTGGTATGGGCAATTCTGAGCGTTTCGATGATGAGAGATGAAGCTGGAAAGCCTTTGCATTTTGTTTCTCAACTGACAGACATTACAGAAAAGAAATTATTATTAGAAACAACTCTTGCACAAAACGAAAGATTACTTAATTTTGCACATATCGTATCGCACAACCTTCGTTCTCACACCAGTAATTTTACGATGCTACTTTCTATGATAGAGTTAGAGTATAAGGAAGCAACAGAAAATGAATATTTTCCTATGCTAATACAGTCTTCTGAAAAGTTGCAGGAAACGTTATCCTATCTCAATCAGATTGTGGCAATGCAAAATGAAGTAAAAGACAACACAAAGCCTCTCAATCTTCATGAATACATAGAGAAAGCTCAGTTATCTATAAAAAGTCAGCTTAATTCTAATCAAGCAAAAGTCATTAATAAAGTAGATAAAAACCTTTTGGTAGATGCTATTCCAGCTTATTTGGAAAGTATAATATTGAATTTCCTTACTAATTCTATAAAGTATAAAGCAGAAGGTAGAAAACCAAAGATTAATATTTTTGCAGAGAAAAATCCTCAATATATTACTTTTTCAATAAAAGATAATGGGTTAGGAATAGACTTGGAAAAACATGGTCAGAAGCTCTTTGGAATGTATAAAACATTTCATGACAAAAAAGATGCTCGTGGAATAGGTCTTTTTATTACCAAAAGTCAAATTGAAGCACTGGGTGGAACAATAGAGGTGGAAAGCGAAGTAAATAAAGGAACCACATTTAAAATATACCTAAGAAATGCCGAAATTTAA